From Pseudothermotoga thermarum DSM 5069, a single genomic window includes:
- the rpmA gene encoding 50S ribosomal protein L27, translated as MRIEIQLFGHRKSGSIGNRDSNPKYLGVKVGDGQRVRAGNILVRQRGTKIHPGQNVGCGRDFTLFALVDGIVKFHTKRNKKFVSVIPVKEE; from the coding sequence ATGAGAATAGAAATACAGTTGTTCGGACATAGAAAAAGTGGGTCGATAGGAAATAGGGATAGCAATCCAAAATATCTGGGTGTGAAAGTAGGAGACGGTCAAAGAGTTAGGGCTGGAAACATACTGGTTAGACAAAGAGGAACGAAAATCCACCCGGGTCAAAACGTTGGATGTGGAAGAGACTTCACGCTTTTCGCTTTGGTTGATGGCATCGTCAAGTTCCACACAAAAAGGAATAAAAAATTTGTGAGCGTTATACCTGTCAAGGAGGAATGA
- the rplU gene encoding 50S ribosomal protein L21, giving the protein MYAIIESGGKQYKVTEGETIAVEKLPQAEGQQVVFDRVLHVSTDNGFLVGQPYLTNCSVIGTIIQHARARKIIIAKYKRKTGYKRRRGHRQWYTLVRIDKIQVG; this is encoded by the coding sequence GTGTACGCCATAATCGAAAGTGGTGGAAAACAGTACAAAGTTACAGAAGGTGAAACCATAGCAGTTGAAAAGTTGCCTCAGGCAGAAGGGCAGCAGGTAGTGTTCGACAGAGTGTTGCATGTTTCAACGGACAACGGCTTTTTGGTGGGTCAGCCTTACTTGACAAACTGCAGCGTTATTGGCACGATCATTCAACACGCAAGGGCAAGAAAAATCATAATTGCTAAGTACAAAAGAAAAACTGGTTATAAAAGAAGACGCGGACATCGGCAATGGTACACCTTGGTGCGAATTGACAAAATCCAGGTCGGATGA
- the ftsH gene encoding ATP-dependent zinc metalloprotease FtsH — translation MILSLFWLVRSFYLQTQPTSKMSFSDFIALAYEEPTKIAEVVIKDDGTLKVMTKRGEYYEIYAPWFSQDVETIKKLSEKGVRVIGEKGTSSSFWINLIGNVLLVGFLIFMFMFMMRAISGRNNQAFTFTRSRAQMIKPGQTRVTFKDVAGVDEAIEELKETVLFLKDPARFAKIGARMPKGILLVGPPGTGKTLLARAVAGEANVPFFHISGSDFVELFVGVGAARVRDLFNQAKANSPCIIFIDEIDAVGRHRGAGLGGGHDEREQTLNQLLVEMDGFDVRQGIVVMAATNRPDILDPALLRPGRFDKKIVIDPPDVKGREEILKIHTRNKPLAPDVDIKIIAQRTTGFVGADLENLVNEAALLAAREGKDKITMAHFEEAIDRVIAGPARKSRVISPKEKRIVAYHEVGHAIVSSLLPNADPVHRISIIPRGYRALGYTLQLPTEDRYLVTKQELLDQITSLLGGRAAEELVFQEVTTGAASDIERATELARRMVCQFGMSEKLGPLSWGKVEQEVFLGKELTRIRNYSEEVASEIDEEVKKIVSECYEKAKKILIEHRAQMDKLVELLLEREVLEGEELRRILKSELGEEMVNHDQLGAVSRKESNG, via the coding sequence ATGATACTTTCGCTGTTTTGGTTGGTTAGGTCTTTTTATCTTCAAACCCAACCAACCTCAAAGATGAGCTTTAGCGACTTCATAGCCCTTGCTTACGAGGAACCAACGAAAATAGCAGAAGTGGTTATAAAAGATGATGGAACCTTAAAAGTGATGACGAAAAGAGGAGAATACTACGAAATCTACGCACCATGGTTCAGCCAAGATGTTGAAACAATCAAAAAGTTGAGCGAAAAAGGAGTAAGAGTGATAGGTGAAAAGGGAACGAGCAGTTCCTTTTGGATTAACTTGATAGGAAATGTACTGCTCGTTGGATTTTTGATCTTCATGTTCATGTTCATGATGAGAGCAATTTCTGGAAGAAACAACCAAGCTTTCACCTTCACTCGAAGTAGAGCGCAGATGATCAAACCTGGACAAACTCGAGTGACCTTCAAAGATGTGGCAGGTGTGGATGAAGCGATAGAGGAGTTAAAGGAAACCGTTTTGTTTTTGAAAGACCCTGCTAGGTTTGCCAAAATCGGGGCTAGGATGCCTAAAGGTATACTTCTTGTTGGACCTCCTGGGACTGGTAAAACTTTGCTTGCAAGGGCTGTCGCAGGCGAAGCAAATGTTCCATTTTTCCACATAAGTGGTTCTGATTTTGTCGAACTGTTCGTTGGCGTTGGAGCAGCAAGAGTCAGGGACCTTTTCAACCAGGCGAAGGCTAATTCTCCATGTATAATCTTCATCGATGAAATCGATGCTGTTGGAAGGCACAGGGGTGCTGGCTTGGGCGGCGGACACGACGAAAGGGAGCAAACTCTCAACCAGCTTTTGGTGGAAATGGATGGCTTTGATGTTAGACAAGGCATAGTGGTCATGGCTGCGACGAACAGGCCTGACATATTGGACCCAGCTTTACTTCGACCTGGAAGGTTTGACAAAAAAATCGTCATCGATCCTCCTGATGTAAAGGGTAGAGAGGAAATCTTGAAGATACACACAAGAAACAAACCATTAGCCCCAGATGTGGATATAAAGATAATCGCTCAAAGAACAACTGGTTTCGTCGGTGCAGACCTTGAGAATTTGGTCAACGAAGCTGCACTCCTGGCAGCAAGAGAAGGTAAAGACAAGATAACCATGGCTCACTTTGAAGAAGCGATAGACAGAGTTATCGCTGGACCGGCTAGAAAATCCCGAGTTATAAGTCCAAAGGAAAAAAGAATAGTCGCTTACCACGAAGTTGGACATGCGATTGTTTCAAGCTTGCTTCCAAATGCCGATCCTGTTCACAGAATCTCAATAATACCAAGAGGTTATAGAGCCTTGGGTTACACCCTGCAACTTCCAACCGAGGATCGATACCTTGTGACAAAACAGGAACTTTTGGATCAAATAACAAGTCTTCTCGGTGGAAGGGCTGCGGAAGAGTTGGTTTTCCAAGAAGTTACAACAGGAGCAGCTTCTGATATTGAAAGAGCCACTGAACTTGCACGTAGAATGGTTTGTCAATTTGGTATGAGTGAAAAGCTGGGCCCTTTGTCGTGGGGAAAGGTAGAACAAGAGGTCTTTTTAGGAAAAGAATTAACGAGAATAAGAAATTACAGCGAAGAAGTGGCTAGCGAGATAGATGAGGAAGTTAAGAAAATCGTCTCAGAATGCTACGAGAAAGCTAAAAAGATATTGATAGAACACAGAGCGCAAATGGATAAACTGGTTGAACTTTTGCTCGAGCGCGAAGTTCTTGAAGGAGAAGAACTTAGAAGGATTTTGAAGAGTGAACTTGGGGAGGAAATGGTTAACCATGATCAGCTTGGAGCAGTTAGTAGGAAAGAGTCAAACGGTTGA
- the rpoD gene encoding RNA polymerase sigma factor RpoD, with amino-acid sequence MEELEKENVDLKEETSKEEKKTLTQADIEKRIKNLVKLGKKKGFVTYDDIDKAFPPDYEGFDSNLIERIYEELEKNKINIQDSEPEPLDDSLELSEEELQALEDNPEVFDNLSLKDPIKMYLREIGKIPLLTPSQERELARRAQMGDEKAKKKLIQSNLRLVVSIAKKYMGRGLPFLDLIQEGNIGLLKAVEKFDWRKGYKFSTYATWWIRQAITRAIADQARTIRVPVHMVETINKLNRIIREYQQTHGEPPTVEELAKIMDKPVEKIEEIMQAAKEIISLEAPVGEDEDSTVGDFIADESIPSPKKEAMRMLMREELEKVLRTLNPREAMVLKMRYGLLDGKAKTLEEVGQYFNVTRERIRQIEVKALRKLRHPSRSKYLKAIISLLDQGEK; translated from the coding sequence ATGGAAGAACTTGAAAAGGAAAATGTCGATTTGAAAGAAGAAACAAGCAAGGAGGAAAAGAAAACCTTGACCCAAGCTGATATAGAGAAAAGGATCAAAAACCTTGTAAAGCTTGGTAAGAAAAAAGGATTCGTCACGTACGATGATATAGATAAAGCTTTCCCTCCAGATTATGAGGGATTTGATAGCAATTTGATCGAAAGGATCTACGAAGAGCTCGAAAAGAACAAGATCAACATCCAAGATTCTGAACCAGAACCATTGGATGATTCGCTGGAACTTTCCGAAGAAGAACTCCAAGCTTTGGAGGACAATCCCGAAGTTTTCGATAACCTTTCTTTGAAAGATCCAATAAAAATGTATTTGCGAGAGATAGGCAAAATACCTTTGCTGACGCCATCGCAGGAAAGAGAACTTGCAAGGCGTGCGCAGATGGGGGATGAAAAAGCTAAGAAAAAGTTAATCCAATCAAACCTTAGACTTGTTGTGAGCATTGCGAAAAAGTACATGGGCAGAGGTTTGCCGTTTTTGGATCTGATTCAAGAGGGAAATATAGGTCTCTTGAAGGCAGTCGAGAAATTCGATTGGCGCAAAGGTTATAAATTCAGCACATACGCCACGTGGTGGATTAGGCAAGCTATAACCAGAGCCATAGCTGATCAGGCTAGAACCATAAGAGTGCCTGTGCACATGGTTGAAACCATAAACAAGCTGAACAGAATCATAAGGGAATATCAACAAACACACGGTGAACCACCAACTGTTGAAGAACTTGCAAAAATCATGGATAAACCAGTTGAAAAAATAGAAGAAATAATGCAAGCAGCAAAAGAAATCATATCGCTCGAAGCGCCAGTTGGAGAAGACGAAGATTCCACAGTTGGAGATTTCATAGCCGACGAGTCTATCCCATCACCAAAGAAAGAAGCCATGAGAATGCTTATGCGAGAAGAATTGGAAAAAGTTCTTAGAACGCTAAATCCACGGGAAGCCATGGTTTTGAAGATGAGATATGGGCTTTTGGACGGGAAGGCAAAAACACTCGAAGAAGTTGGTCAATACTTCAACGTAACAAGGGAAAGGATAAGACAGATAGAAGTCAAAGCATTGAGAAAACTACGCCATCCATCAAGAAGTAAGTACCTGAAAGCCATCATTTCGCTCCTCGATCAAGGAGAAAAATGA
- a CDS encoding ribosomal-processing cysteine protease Prp encodes MKMTKITFFVKDGNYVGFSAVGHTNYAEKGKDIVCAAVSALVQHTARALVSRSKALFKKDDGFMEVNLVQPDQISQVLMEELYKSLLDLQSQFPRNIRLEVKNHENRNTVVRT; translated from the coding sequence ATGAAAATGACCAAGATAACTTTTTTCGTGAAAGATGGAAATTACGTTGGTTTTTCTGCTGTTGGACACACAAATTACGCTGAAAAAGGAAAAGATATCGTCTGTGCGGCAGTCAGTGCGTTGGTTCAACATACAGCAAGAGCTTTGGTAAGCAGGTCAAAAGCTCTTTTCAAAAAAGACGACGGTTTCATGGAAGTTAATTTGGTACAGCCAGATCAAATCTCACAAGTTTTGATGGAAGAGTTATACAAAAGTCTGCTCGATCTTCAGTCACAGTTCCCGAGAAATATACGCTTGGAGGTGAAAAATCATGAGAATAGAAATACAGTTGTTCGGACATAG
- a CDS encoding DUF2089 domain-containing protein, whose amino-acid sequence MSSKCPLCGGNVVVTSFKCTECGSKVEGQFTLNEFSSLSKQDLDFLREYLKNRGNLTKVAEKLGISYPTAHSYFNRLLRNLGYISSEEEKERVSSISEVLNKLESGEYDFSMALSILKKEVRGK is encoded by the coding sequence ATGAGTTCAAAATGTCCTCTGTGCGGTGGAAATGTTGTTGTAACAAGCTTTAAATGCACTGAATGTGGGAGCAAAGTAGAAGGCCAATTTACCCTCAACGAGTTTTCATCTCTTTCAAAGCAAGATCTTGACTTTTTGCGAGAATATTTGAAAAACAGAGGTAACTTAACAAAAGTTGCCGAAAAGCTTGGAATATCTTACCCAACAGCGCATTCGTATTTCAACAGGCTTTTGAGAAACCTTGGCTACATTTCCAGCGAAGAGGAAAAGGAACGTGTAAGTTCCATTTCAGAAGTTTTAAACAAGCTCGAATCTGGTGAGTACGATTTCTCAATGGCTTTGTCAATTTTGAAAAAGGAGGTAAGAGGAAAATGA
- the rplM gene encoding 50S ribosomal protein L13, which translates to MARPFPIQKTTIIRNVERKWYLVDASGKVLGRLASQIAKYLMGKNSPTFFPGVDTGNYVVVINADKVVLTGKKLDKKLYYRHSGYPGGLKVQTARQLLEKHPERLIWLAVKRMLPKGALGDKYLKRLKIYASDKHPHEAQKPEPIEI; encoded by the coding sequence ATGGCAAGACCATTTCCAATACAAAAAACTACGATAATTAGAAATGTGGAAAGAAAATGGTACCTTGTCGACGCAAGTGGAAAAGTTTTAGGAAGACTTGCAAGCCAAATAGCTAAATACCTCATGGGAAAAAACAGCCCAACTTTCTTTCCTGGTGTAGACACAGGGAATTACGTCGTTGTCATCAACGCTGATAAGGTTGTTTTGACCGGTAAAAAGCTTGACAAAAAACTTTACTACAGACATTCCGGTTATCCAGGTGGGTTAAAGGTTCAAACCGCAAGACAGCTTCTTGAAAAGCATCCTGAAAGGTTAATATGGCTGGCAGTTAAGAGAATGCTACCCAAAGGCGCCCTGGGAGACAAGTATTTGAAACGACTCAAGATTTACGCTTCAGACAAGCATCCCCATGAGGCTCAAAAGCCTGAACCAATTGAAATTTGA
- the rpsI gene encoding 30S ribosomal protein S9, which produces MEKTIIHAIGRRKTAVARVYIEPGSGQLFINGKQYNSFEEYFKNIAWAKHAVEPLLVTNMLGKVDLWILVEGGGLSGQSGAVRLGIARALVALNPDLRPTLKAHGMLTRDPRMVERKKYGLKKARRAPQYSKR; this is translated from the coding sequence ATGGAAAAGACGATTATTCATGCGATCGGTAGGAGAAAAACAGCAGTTGCCCGTGTCTATATTGAACCAGGAAGCGGACAACTGTTTATAAACGGAAAACAGTATAACTCTTTTGAAGAATATTTCAAAAACATCGCTTGGGCAAAACATGCAGTCGAGCCTTTGTTGGTAACAAACATGCTTGGAAAAGTTGATCTTTGGATTCTAGTTGAAGGCGGTGGATTATCCGGTCAATCTGGAGCTGTTAGACTTGGAATAGCAAGGGCTTTGGTGGCACTCAACCCAGATTTGAGACCCACTTTGAAAGCTCACGGTATGCTCACCAGGGATCCAAGAATGGTTGAAAGAAAGAAGTACGGTTTGAAGAAAGCCAGAAGGGCTCCACAGTACTCGAAGCGATAA
- a CDS encoding thioesterase family protein, which produces MISLEQLVGKSQTVEVKIDESCLWNEDQEMSLFHFASTSGLCALLFHVAFNLIQPFLDENIVNVVVEANVRHLNPVKVGEVVAAGIRVVDVSGNRIKFRGIIMKGETKILEAEFVRCVVSRNYLRRLSVEKTS; this is translated from the coding sequence ATGATCAGCTTGGAGCAGTTAGTAGGAAAGAGTCAAACGGTTGAAGTGAAAATCGACGAAAGCTGTCTTTGGAACGAGGATCAAGAAATGAGTTTGTTTCACTTTGCAAGTACTTCTGGCTTGTGTGCCTTGCTTTTCCACGTGGCTTTCAACTTAATTCAACCTTTTTTGGATGAAAACATCGTGAATGTTGTGGTTGAAGCCAACGTGCGGCATTTAAATCCAGTGAAAGTGGGCGAAGTGGTCGCTGCAGGAATAAGGGTTGTTGATGTTTCTGGAAACAGAATAAAGTTTAGAGGCATCATAATGAAAGGAGAAACCAAAATATTGGAAGCTGAATTTGTTCGATGTGTAGTTTCTAGAAACTATCTTAGGAGGTTGAGCGTTGAGAAGACCTCGTGA
- a CDS encoding DUF2059 domain-containing protein, producing the protein MYFALVLITAGVLLIFFGAKVFFGVLFIGIGFYVLAWILKLHLRAEKRSKKAAEEIQKRLKHKLTKEDLEWLMAFVKSPVGKKILMQVEEEQVQKPVRISISIPISLALFLKPILKTSSTFIWKFLKNKHEIFEDYQQFKTVLEIFLDALDELMTYSGDFIRIESQGTFVRIGIV; encoded by the coding sequence GTGTACTTTGCGCTTGTTCTTATAACGGCCGGGGTTTTGCTGATCTTTTTTGGTGCCAAGGTCTTCTTCGGAGTTTTGTTTATAGGAATTGGCTTTTACGTTCTAGCTTGGATTTTAAAGCTTCACTTAAGAGCTGAAAAAAGAAGTAAAAAAGCAGCTGAAGAGATTCAAAAGCGATTGAAACACAAGCTTACAAAGGAAGATTTGGAGTGGTTAATGGCTTTTGTTAAAAGTCCTGTTGGTAAAAAAATCTTGATGCAAGTGGAGGAAGAACAAGTTCAGAAACCTGTGAGAATCAGCATATCAATTCCTATTTCGCTTGCTTTGTTTTTAAAACCAATCTTGAAAACCAGCTCCACTTTTATTTGGAAGTTTTTGAAAAATAAGCATGAAATCTTCGAAGACTATCAGCAATTCAAAACTGTTTTGGAAATTTTCTTGGATGCCTTGGACGAGTTGATGACGTACTCTGGTGATTTTATCAGGATTGAAAGTCAAGGAACATTTGTGAGAATTGGGATCGTGTGA
- the dnaG gene encoding DNA primase, whose product MREIIDKIKEKIDIVQLISQYVPLQKVGSNYRGLCPFHSEKTPSFFVNPTLKLYHCFGCGAAGDAIKFLQEIEHLSFFEALKKLATMANVELPEIKEDKEKRMYLEFCHKLNEFYKAEIKKSKEAMEYLRQRGLTDREIDEFELGYCPANSNAAIKIGTKLGMPISKILQLGFVKQTSAGYIDIFENRITIPIKDQNGRVIAFGGRALFGEPKYLNLRDTPYFSKRKTLFLLDRAQKTIKNVDFIVITEGYFDAIAMHRAGIKAAVAVLGTSLSKDHLLKISPLTRNAILCFDNDEAGRKATLRNLWLLIEAGFDVTVAKAEEKDPDELLKTSGPEALHKMLKDSMPFEEFVADFYLEQYDVSTSSGLEKYLSKIKVWKEFLEKNKRLEKLDALLQAVSKKIGLPAHRLKDELSSSKSILQRVSKEPKLPTDEDYLIYLYLTNEELRKEISKLDQTILSEKTLKILSQLQQNPDITQVSQEVRNYLFDLLSRIPPPSNPIKIFEDIKKRFARKVAEKLLSQIDAKLANCQDETERTILLKQRMELVKTLIKMGGG is encoded by the coding sequence ATGCGTGAAATTATCGATAAAATCAAGGAAAAAATCGATATTGTGCAACTTATCTCTCAATATGTGCCACTTCAGAAGGTTGGGAGCAACTATCGTGGTCTTTGTCCTTTTCACAGCGAGAAAACACCGTCGTTTTTCGTCAACCCAACCCTCAAATTGTACCATTGTTTTGGATGCGGCGCAGCCGGTGATGCTATCAAATTTCTGCAGGAGATAGAGCACTTATCTTTCTTTGAAGCCTTAAAAAAGCTTGCTACGATGGCAAACGTTGAGCTACCTGAAATAAAAGAAGACAAAGAAAAGAGAATGTACCTTGAGTTTTGCCACAAACTCAACGAATTTTACAAAGCAGAAATTAAAAAATCCAAAGAAGCAATGGAATATCTTCGACAAAGGGGGCTAACGGATCGGGAAATCGATGAATTTGAACTTGGATATTGTCCTGCAAATTCTAACGCTGCGATTAAGATAGGAACAAAACTTGGTATGCCAATTTCGAAAATTTTACAGCTTGGTTTTGTCAAACAAACTTCGGCAGGTTACATAGACATCTTTGAAAACAGAATAACCATTCCAATCAAAGATCAGAACGGTAGAGTAATTGCCTTTGGTGGAAGGGCTTTGTTCGGCGAACCTAAATATTTAAATCTTAGAGATACACCATACTTTTCAAAGCGCAAAACCTTGTTTCTATTGGATAGGGCTCAGAAGACAATCAAAAATGTTGATTTTATTGTGATAACGGAAGGATACTTCGACGCAATCGCCATGCATAGAGCTGGAATAAAAGCAGCCGTTGCAGTTCTTGGAACGAGTCTTTCTAAAGATCACCTTCTGAAGATATCTCCTTTGACAAGAAATGCGATTTTGTGCTTTGACAACGACGAAGCTGGGCGCAAAGCAACTTTGAGAAACCTTTGGTTGCTTATAGAAGCAGGATTTGACGTTACCGTTGCAAAAGCGGAAGAAAAAGATCCAGATGAACTTCTCAAAACATCTGGTCCAGAGGCCTTACACAAAATGCTGAAAGATTCTATGCCCTTTGAAGAATTCGTTGCAGATTTTTATCTTGAACAATACGATGTCTCAACATCTTCGGGTTTGGAGAAGTACCTTTCGAAAATCAAAGTTTGGAAAGAGTTTTTGGAAAAGAACAAAAGATTGGAAAAACTGGATGCGCTTTTACAAGCTGTATCGAAAAAAATAGGATTGCCAGCACACAGATTAAAGGATGAACTGAGCTCTTCTAAATCCATTTTGCAAAGGGTATCAAAGGAACCAAAACTTCCGACTGACGAGGATTACCTGATATACCTATACCTAACCAACGAAGAACTGAGAAAAGAAATATCAAAACTTGACCAAACGATTTTGAGTGAAAAAACCTTGAAGATACTTTCACAGCTTCAACAAAATCCAGATATTACACAAGTCAGTCAAGAAGTGAGAAATTATCTTTTTGATCTTTTGTCACGAATACCTCCACCGTCAAATCCAATCAAAATTTTTGAGGATATAAAAAAGCGATTTGCTAGAAAAGTCGCCGAAAAGTTGTTGTCACAAATTGACGCTAAACTTGCCAATTGCCAAGATGAAACAGAACGAACCATTCTGCTCAAACAACGTATGGAACTGGTTAAAACTTTGATCAAAATGGGAGGTGGATAG
- a CDS encoding B12-binding domain-containing radical SAM protein, whose protein sequence is MRRPRDKKDFAEFEFVRSCKKSELLIEENVLNEKGDLKVALIFPNSYEIAASNLGFHLVWKLFNKLPRVRCERFFYDETFERFYSLDCQTPLDEFQIWAFCVHFENDIINVIDILKRKSVPLINVERRSFDPLIIFGGILTYADLDFLKVIPDVVLHGDFEAMVEDLAQILSPASRDELLERFSKLDFSSVKVFEKKAKEVAKFLDLSKSAPISPVVPARGEFAGRVLVEVERGCVWNCSFCMMSSCKKPARFVDPNVITKLMEKDLKLGLIASNVTDYPWLEDIVQKAREKNIWISVSSLRLDRLNENLLSYLKQHQHSFTIAPESATFKIRQILGKPFTDSQIEKALQLGRKSGFSQVKLYFMYGLDEETEEDLTAIGKMVSKAYEIGYNDVRLTLNAFVPKKGTKLGTRKMQDAKILKEKAKAIKGSIPSRCDVTFESLKQLQLQYIINQAPEGTWLEVLAKIQHTSNWSKQLFSNILLSFFSLIEERNDGFQVLTS, encoded by the coding sequence TTGAGAAGACCTCGTGATAAAAAAGATTTTGCCGAATTTGAGTTTGTTCGTAGTTGCAAAAAAAGTGAATTGCTAATAGAAGAGAATGTTTTGAATGAAAAGGGCGACCTAAAGGTTGCCCTTATTTTTCCCAACAGTTATGAAATAGCTGCTTCAAACCTTGGTTTTCACCTTGTCTGGAAATTGTTCAACAAGCTTCCGAGGGTAAGGTGCGAAAGGTTTTTCTACGATGAAACTTTTGAAAGATTTTATTCCTTAGACTGCCAAACACCGTTGGATGAGTTTCAAATCTGGGCTTTTTGTGTTCATTTTGAAAACGATATAATCAACGTGATAGATATCTTGAAAAGAAAGTCTGTGCCTTTGATAAACGTTGAAAGAAGATCCTTTGATCCTTTGATAATTTTTGGTGGAATACTCACCTATGCAGATCTTGATTTTCTTAAGGTCATACCAGATGTCGTACTTCATGGTGATTTCGAAGCTATGGTTGAAGATTTAGCCCAAATTTTAAGTCCAGCAAGCAGAGACGAACTTTTGGAAAGGTTTTCAAAACTTGATTTTTCGTCGGTTAAAGTTTTTGAAAAAAAAGCAAAAGAGGTGGCAAAATTTCTTGACTTAAGTAAATCTGCGCCCATCAGTCCCGTTGTACCAGCTAGAGGAGAGTTCGCAGGTCGTGTTCTTGTTGAAGTGGAAAGAGGATGTGTTTGGAACTGCAGCTTTTGTATGATGAGCAGCTGTAAGAAACCTGCTAGATTTGTCGATCCAAATGTTATCACCAAGTTGATGGAAAAAGATCTTAAACTCGGCCTTATTGCCTCAAATGTGACAGATTATCCTTGGCTTGAAGATATTGTTCAAAAAGCTCGTGAAAAAAATATTTGGATATCTGTATCATCGCTCAGACTTGATAGGTTGAACGAAAATTTGTTGAGTTATTTGAAACAACATCAACATTCTTTTACCATTGCACCTGAATCGGCTACCTTCAAAATACGCCAAATCCTTGGCAAACCTTTTACAGATTCTCAAATCGAAAAAGCTTTACAACTTGGAAGAAAAAGCGGTTTTTCACAGGTAAAACTTTACTTCATGTATGGCTTGGATGAGGAAACTGAGGAAGACCTTACTGCGATCGGCAAGATGGTTTCAAAAGCCTACGAAATCGGATACAACGATGTAAGGTTGACCTTGAACGCTTTTGTGCCGAAAAAGGGAACAAAACTTGGCACAAGAAAGATGCAGGATGCAAAGATTTTGAAGGAAAAAGCTAAAGCTATAAAAGGTTCCATTCCTTCCCGCTGCGATGTTACCTTTGAAAGTTTAAAACAACTTCAGCTTCAGTATATAATAAACCAAGCCCCAGAAGGGACTTGGCTAGAAGTACTTGCGAAGATTCAACACACAAGCAACTGGTCTAAACAATTGTTTTCGAATATTCTTCTTTCATTTTTCTCCTTGATCGAGGAGCGAAATGATGGCTTTCAGGTACTTACTTCTTGA
- a CDS encoding SHOCT-like domain-containing protein: protein MREEFVRVMNLVKEGKLTSEQAAELIETMMSNFASSEKQTHEMSKKLIKVQVRSSKGDNVDIQLPLKLSKLLILGLPALKEKMPDVDLNVISQQLQEALENLENLEGDIVNITASDGTTVRVFVE from the coding sequence ATGAGAGAAGAATTTGTCAGGGTTATGAACTTGGTCAAGGAGGGTAAATTGACGTCAGAGCAGGCAGCTGAACTGATAGAGACTATGATGTCAAACTTTGCGTCGTCGGAAAAACAAACCCACGAAATGTCCAAGAAACTGATAAAAGTACAAGTTCGTTCGAGCAAGGGTGATAACGTCGACATTCAGCTGCCTTTGAAACTGTCAAAACTGTTGATTTTAGGTTTGCCAGCTTTGAAGGAGAAAATGCCTGATGTTGATTTGAACGTCATCTCGCAACAACTTCAAGAAGCTTTGGAAAACTTGGAAAATCTGGAGGGTGATATTGTCAACATTACGGCAAGCGATGGTACTACGGTCAGAGTTTTTGTTGAGTAA